The following coding sequences lie in one Phycicoccus duodecadis genomic window:
- a CDS encoding hemolysin family protein has translation MVRFVLAALLATVLAFLISMAESAFQRMSRVRAEELEDEGRPGATALVRVVGDTAAYLSVLSFLRVIAESTVAVMVTLAAVDAVEGTTLPFLVAIGVMALISFAIVGVSPGTLGRQHSTRVALLAAPVAIWLRRVLGPFSRLLIALTNAVTPGTGFRDGPFESESELRDLVDVARDNRLIEADERAMIHSVFELGDTYTREVMVPRTDMVAIEDDRLLRQAMRLFLRSGFSRIPVVGESVDDVVGILYLKDVIERTNADPEAETLPVTELMRPARFVPDSKPVDALLREMQLEQTHLGVVVDEYGGTAGIVTIEDIIEEIVGEITDEYDREAPEVEVLPDGRTRVAATMHVDDLVELFGVDLDEDEVDTVGGLIGKTTGLVPILGSTCEVAGLRLTAERMSGRRHRVATVLVERVVAEPAENHELEERVG, from the coding sequence ATGGTCCGCTTCGTCCTGGCGGCGCTGCTCGCCACCGTGCTGGCCTTCCTCATCTCGATGGCCGAGTCGGCCTTCCAGCGGATGTCGCGGGTGCGCGCCGAGGAGCTCGAAGACGAAGGACGCCCCGGTGCCACCGCCCTGGTGCGCGTCGTCGGCGACACCGCGGCCTACCTCTCGGTGCTCTCGTTCCTGCGCGTCATCGCCGAGTCCACGGTGGCCGTCATGGTCACGCTGGCGGCGGTCGACGCCGTCGAGGGCACGACCCTGCCGTTCCTGGTAGCCATCGGCGTCATGGCGCTGATCTCGTTCGCGATCGTCGGGGTCTCGCCGGGCACCCTGGGGCGCCAGCACAGCACGCGGGTCGCGCTGCTGGCCGCGCCGGTCGCCATCTGGCTGCGCCGCGTGCTGGGGCCGTTCTCGCGCCTCCTCATCGCCCTCACCAACGCCGTCACCCCCGGAACGGGCTTCCGTGACGGGCCGTTCGAGAGCGAGTCCGAGCTGCGCGACCTGGTCGACGTCGCCCGCGACAACCGGCTCATCGAGGCCGACGAGCGCGCCATGATCCACAGCGTCTTCGAGCTCGGCGACACCTACACCCGCGAGGTCATGGTGCCGCGCACCGACATGGTCGCCATCGAGGACGACCGGCTGCTGCGCCAGGCGATGAGGCTATTCCTGCGTTCGGGGTTCTCGCGCATCCCCGTGGTCGGCGAGAGCGTCGACGACGTGGTCGGCATCCTGTACCTCAAGGACGTCATCGAGCGCACCAACGCCGACCCCGAGGCCGAGACGCTGCCGGTCACCGAGCTGATGCGGCCGGCGCGCTTCGTGCCGGACAGCAAGCCCGTCGACGCACTGCTGCGCGAGATGCAGCTCGAGCAGACCCACCTCGGCGTCGTCGTCGACGAGTACGGAGGCACCGCCGGCATCGTGACGATCGAGGACATCATCGAGGAGATCGTCGGCGAGATCACCGACGAGTACGACCGCGAGGCGCCCGAGGTCGAGGTGCTGCCCGACGGCCGCACCCGGGTCGCGGCCACGATGCACGTCGACGACCTCGTCGAGCTGTTCGGGGTCGACCTCGACGAGGACGAGGTCGACACCGTCGGCGGCCTCATCGGCAAGACCACCGGCCTAGTGCCGATCCTGGGCTCCACCTGCGAGGTGGCGGGGCTGCGGCTCACCGCCGAGCGGATGTCCGGGCGGCGCCACCGGGTGGCGACCGTGCTCGTCGAGCGCGTCGTGGCCGAGCCGGCCGAGAACCACGAGCTCGAGGAGCGGGTCGGATGA
- a CDS encoding response regulator transcription factor: MDAATFLHRVADLMLAGDDRFRLLGSSVDANELILRRASQVTTRVWSLHTETTLNGLRSGREAARLHPVPEHRHVFSPRAERLCPLLASLVPGARVGPAPGPMVITDDQHAFLTGPPGSWLAPTLWETTDPTLVACAREVFLLSWHAARPVTDVTTRPLLTARLLDVALALADGSSDREIAEELGIGARTTSAEVRRIIQWCGARSRGHAIAVLVGGSG, encoded by the coding sequence GTGGACGCCGCGACGTTCCTCCACCGCGTGGCCGACCTCATGCTCGCCGGCGACGACCGCTTCCGGCTGCTCGGGTCGTCCGTCGACGCGAACGAGCTCATCCTGCGGAGGGCGAGCCAGGTGACCACGCGGGTGTGGAGCCTCCACACCGAGACGACGCTGAACGGCCTGCGGTCCGGGCGCGAGGCGGCCCGGCTCCACCCCGTCCCCGAGCACCGCCACGTCTTCTCGCCCCGCGCCGAGCGGCTGTGCCCGCTGCTCGCCAGCCTCGTCCCCGGCGCCCGGGTGGGCCCCGCGCCCGGACCCATGGTGATCACCGACGACCAGCACGCCTTCCTCACCGGCCCCCCCGGCTCCTGGCTCGCCCCCACCCTCTGGGAGACCACCGACCCCACGCTCGTCGCGTGCGCGCGGGAGGTGTTCCTCCTGTCCTGGCACGCCGCCCGCCCCGTCACCGACGTCACGACCCGCCCGCTGCTCACCGCCCGCCTGCTCGACGTCGCCCTGGCGCTGGCCGACGGCAGCAGCGACCGTGAGATCGCCGAGGAGCTCGGCATCGGGGCTCGCACCACGTCGGCCGAGGTCCGCCGGATCATCCAGTGGTGCGGGGCCCGCAGCCGGGGCCACGCCATCGCGGTGCTCGTCGGCGGCAGCGGATGA
- a CDS encoding helix-turn-helix transcriptional regulator, whose product MSPGSTAATPGSQRDFFRWVHARLLAGDERFVRLGSVQESLTEGAEALAASVRRSLWHVTRVPHWQEARAARSLAALERRRDLDTRYVTDPRSLTRLPMLAGLHPQGRVAHVVGPLLLVDTRLVFVGAPHGDQQAGQVWRSTSPAVVGAAATCFEAMWAESAAVHEPGEEPTFTPRMVDIGFLLTDGATDAEIARELAVSARTVSAEVAEIVRRLGARNRSHAIALIGGGTH is encoded by the coding sequence ATGAGCCCCGGCAGCACTGCGGCGACCCCCGGCAGCCAGCGCGACTTCTTCCGTTGGGTCCACGCCCGGCTGCTCGCCGGCGACGAGCGATTCGTCCGCCTCGGCTCGGTCCAGGAGTCCCTCACCGAGGGGGCCGAGGCCCTGGCCGCGTCCGTCCGTCGCAGCCTGTGGCACGTGACCCGGGTTCCGCACTGGCAGGAGGCGCGCGCAGCCCGCAGCCTGGCCGCTCTCGAGCGCCGTCGTGACCTCGACACCCGCTACGTCACCGACCCGCGCAGCCTGACCCGGCTGCCGATGCTGGCGGGCCTGCATCCGCAGGGACGGGTGGCCCACGTGGTCGGCCCCCTGCTCCTGGTCGACACCCGGCTGGTGTTCGTTGGCGCCCCGCACGGCGACCAGCAGGCCGGCCAGGTATGGCGCAGCACCTCCCCGGCGGTGGTCGGTGCTGCGGCCACCTGCTTCGAAGCCATGTGGGCCGAGTCCGCGGCGGTGCACGAGCCGGGCGAGGAGCCCACGTTCACTCCCCGCATGGTCGACATCGGCTTCCTGCTCACCGACGGTGCCACCGACGCCGAGATCGCCCGCGAGCTCGCCGTCTCGGCCCGCACCGTCTCGGCCGAGGTCGCCGAGATCGTCCGACGGCTCGGGGCCCGCAACCGGTCGCACGCCATCGCCCTCATCGGCGGCGGCACGCACTGA
- the era gene encoding GTPase Era → MSSHDTSVGDGPGGSGYLAGFACLVGRPNAGKSTLTNALVGHKVAITSSKPQTTRHTIRGIVSTAGSQLILVDTPGLHRPRTLLGERLNDLVRATLLEVDVIGFCLPADQRVGPGDQYIAAELAELQRAKRTPVVALATKSDTVSKQRLAEHLIALDRLGTWDAIVPCSATQDDQVDVVARVLSGYLPPSPGPLYPDGVLTDEPEAVMVAELVREAALEGVRDELPHSLAVVVDEMVPREGRPADDPLLDVRVHVFVERDSQKAIVIGRGGSRLREVGTNARHGIEALLGQRVHLDLHVKVAKDWQRDPKQLQRLGF, encoded by the coding sequence ATGAGCAGCCACGACACATCGGTCGGCGACGGCCCCGGAGGCAGCGGCTACCTGGCGGGGTTCGCCTGCCTGGTGGGGCGCCCCAACGCGGGCAAGTCGACCCTCACCAACGCCCTGGTGGGGCACAAGGTCGCGATCACCTCGAGCAAGCCCCAGACGACCCGGCACACCATCCGCGGCATCGTCAGCACCGCGGGCAGCCAGCTGATCCTGGTCGACACCCCCGGGCTGCACCGCCCGCGGACCCTGCTGGGCGAGCGGCTCAACGACCTGGTGCGCGCGACGCTGCTCGAGGTCGACGTCATCGGTTTCTGCCTCCCGGCCGACCAGCGGGTGGGGCCGGGCGACCAGTACATCGCGGCCGAGCTGGCCGAGCTGCAGCGGGCGAAGCGCACCCCGGTCGTCGCGCTCGCCACCAAGTCCGACACCGTGTCGAAGCAGCGCCTGGCCGAGCACCTCATCGCCCTCGACCGGCTGGGTACCTGGGACGCGATCGTCCCGTGCTCCGCGACCCAGGACGACCAGGTCGACGTCGTCGCCCGGGTGCTGTCGGGCTACCTGCCGCCCTCGCCCGGCCCGCTCTACCCCGACGGCGTGCTCACCGACGAGCCCGAGGCCGTCATGGTCGCCGAGCTGGTGCGCGAGGCCGCCCTCGAGGGCGTGCGCGACGAGCTGCCGCACAGCCTGGCCGTCGTCGTCGACGAGATGGTGCCGCGTGAGGGGCGCCCGGCCGACGACCCCCTGCTCGACGTGCGGGTGCACGTCTTCGTCGAGCGCGACAGCCAGAAGGCCATCGTCATCGGCCGGGGCGGGTCGCGGCTGCGCGAGGTCGGCACCAACGCCCGGCACGGCATCGAGGCGCTGCTGGGGCAGCGGGTCCACCTCGACCTGCACGTCAAGGTCGCCAAGGACTGGCAGCGCGACCCCAAGCAGCTGCAGCGCCTCGGGTTCTGA
- a CDS encoding DUF222 domain-containing protein, whose amino-acid sequence MEGIRSAGLDRGTVEGSTCVAVGQVARFRESLADIDIRTMSDHDRLALVAELERLKGSASACQMRATDAVRVSREESSPQDAGRSVGSEVALARRESPSLGDRFVGVSRALVEEMPETLGALGRGEIVERHAVELVRETATLSREDRVEVDRRLAGVLPRLGWRAAGRAARRVAAELDAASVVRRMETAARSRRVSVRPAPDGMAYLTVLGPLREVVGAYAAVQARARAVVGGQCEDEGADGRGVGAVAADTALRLMAGLAPGQVQPVEVQLVMTDRALLGTGDGARSVFEPARVPGQGSVPAPVARSWVRDAGPASVWVRRLYTSPGGRDLVAMDSRRRLFGGLLRRMLVLRDDVCSTPWCDAPIVHADHTHPVRAGGVTSFGNGGGRCARCNGVKEADGWRVRVVKSPVRGSPLVLETVTPSCHRYRSTSPPLLGWGSDSPKLATNAPPPPTRRGADPPTPSPLERHLEALLGA is encoded by the coding sequence ATGGAGGGGATCCGCAGCGCAGGGCTCGACCGGGGGACGGTCGAGGGTTCCACGTGCGTCGCGGTGGGGCAGGTGGCGCGGTTCCGGGAATCGTTGGCGGACATCGACATCCGCACGATGAGCGACCACGACCGGTTGGCGTTGGTGGCGGAGCTGGAGCGGTTGAAGGGCAGCGCCAGCGCGTGCCAGATGCGCGCCACGGATGCGGTCCGGGTGTCCCGCGAGGAGTCGTCTCCGCAGGACGCGGGCAGGTCGGTGGGGTCCGAGGTGGCGCTCGCGCGGCGGGAGTCGCCGAGTCTGGGGGATCGGTTCGTGGGGGTGTCGCGGGCGTTGGTGGAGGAGATGCCCGAGACGCTGGGGGCGCTGGGGCGGGGCGAGATCGTGGAGCGGCACGCGGTGGAGCTGGTGCGGGAGACCGCGACGTTGTCGCGGGAGGACCGGGTGGAGGTCGACCGTCGGCTGGCGGGGGTGCTGCCACGCTTGGGGTGGCGGGCCGCCGGGCGGGCTGCTCGCCGGGTGGCCGCGGAGCTGGATGCGGCGAGCGTGGTGCGGCGGATGGAGACGGCGGCGCGCTCGCGGCGGGTGTCGGTGCGACCGGCGCCCGACGGGATGGCGTACCTGACCGTCCTGGGCCCGCTGCGGGAGGTCGTGGGGGCGTACGCCGCGGTGCAGGCCCGGGCCCGGGCGGTCGTCGGGGGGCAGTGCGAGGACGAGGGTGCGGACGGTCGCGGGGTGGGTGCGGTGGCCGCCGACACGGCGCTGCGGCTGATGGCGGGTCTGGCACCGGGGCAGGTGCAGCCGGTGGAGGTGCAGCTGGTGATGACCGACCGGGCGTTGCTGGGCACCGGCGACGGTGCGAGGTCGGTGTTCGAGCCGGCGCGGGTCCCGGGGCAGGGGAGCGTGCCGGCGCCGGTGGCGCGGTCGTGGGTGCGGGATGCCGGGCCGGCGTCGGTCTGGGTGCGCCGTCTCTACACCTCGCCGGGCGGTCGGGATCTGGTGGCGATGGACTCGCGGCGGCGGCTCTTCGGCGGTCTGCTGCGGCGGATGCTGGTCCTGCGTGACGACGTGTGCAGCACCCCGTGGTGTGACGCGCCGATCGTGCACGCCGACCACACGCACCCGGTCCGCGCGGGTGGTGTGACCAGCTTCGGCAACGGCGGCGGCCGATGCGCCCGCTGCAACGGGGTCAAGGAGGCCGACGGGTGGCGCGTGCGCGTGGTGAAGAGCCCGGTAAGGGGGTCGCCGCTGGTCCTGGAGACCGTGACCCCGAGCTGCCACCGCTACCGGTCGACCTCGCCGCCCCTGCTCGGCTGGGGCAGCGACTCACCGAAGCTCGCGACGAACGCCCCGCCACCACCGACCCGGCGCGGAGCGGACCCACCGACCCCGTCACCGCTGGAACGACATCTCGAGGCGCTCCTGGGCGCCTGA
- a CDS encoding aspartate-semialdehyde dehydrogenase: MRVGVFGATGQVGNVMRTLLHERGFPVEEMRYFASARSAGTTLPWAGRDVTVEDTATADFSGLDVALFSNGGATSKEWAPRVAAAGAVVVDNSSAWRRDPEVPLVVSEVNAGDLDDLPKGIVANPNCTTMAAMPVLKPLHDLAGLVRLHVSSYQAVSGSGGVGLTELDGQLRGGYASGDPKDLALDGSALTLPAPQVYAVPVGFNVIPLAGSIVDDGSGETDEEQKLRNESRKILHIPELRVSGTCVRVPVFTGHSLAIHAEFSGDLSPEEALEMLGRSPGVVVTDVPNPLQAAGRDEVFVGRVRADQAAPEGKGLVLFVVGDNLRKGAALNAVQIAEELLTRR, encoded by the coding sequence ATGCGAGTCGGAGTCTTCGGTGCGACCGGTCAGGTCGGCAACGTCATGCGGACCCTCCTGCACGAACGGGGGTTCCCGGTCGAGGAGATGCGCTACTTCGCGTCGGCCCGGTCGGCCGGCACGACCCTGCCCTGGGCCGGGCGCGACGTCACCGTCGAGGACACCGCCACCGCCGACTTCTCGGGGCTCGACGTCGCGCTGTTCTCCAACGGCGGCGCGACGTCCAAGGAGTGGGCGCCGCGGGTGGCGGCCGCCGGTGCGGTCGTCGTCGACAACTCCAGCGCCTGGCGCCGCGACCCCGAGGTCCCGCTGGTGGTCTCGGAGGTCAATGCCGGTGACCTCGACGACCTCCCCAAGGGCATTGTCGCGAACCCCAACTGCACCACGATGGCCGCCATGCCGGTGCTCAAGCCGCTGCACGACCTGGCCGGGCTGGTGCGGCTGCACGTCAGCAGCTACCAGGCGGTGTCCGGCTCGGGCGGGGTGGGCCTGACCGAGCTCGACGGCCAGCTGCGCGGCGGCTACGCGTCCGGCGACCCCAAGGACCTCGCGCTCGACGGCTCGGCCCTGACGCTGCCGGCGCCGCAGGTGTACGCCGTCCCCGTCGGCTTCAACGTCATCCCCCTCGCGGGCTCGATCGTCGACGACGGCAGCGGCGAGACCGACGAGGAGCAGAAGCTGCGCAACGAGTCGCGCAAGATCCTGCACATCCCCGAGCTGCGGGTCTCGGGCACGTGCGTGCGGGTGCCGGTGTTCACCGGGCACAGCCTCGCCATCCACGCCGAGTTCTCCGGTGACCTCTCGCCCGAGGAGGCGCTCGAGATGCTGGGCCGCTCGCCCGGGGTCGTGGTCACCGACGTGCCCAACCCGCTCCAGGCCGCGGGCCGCGACGAGGTCTTCGTCGGGCGGGTGCGCGCCGACCAGGCCGCCCCCGAGGGCAAGGGCCTCGTGCTGTTCGTCGTGGGCGACAACCTGCGCAAGGGGGCCGCGCTGAACGCGGTCCAGATCGCCGAGGAGCTGCTCACCCGCCGCTGA
- a CDS encoding FAD-binding oxidoreductase → MTDIDTRPSLTTDRPPAGGPAPGPETALCELEAVLPGQVLRPGGPGWESARRGWAVNVDQQPLAVVTVQDPEDVVAAVRCAGRHGLSVSTQPVGHGATTALTGTVLLRTGALQDLDVDVERRVARVGAGVKWGTLLAALEPTGLTALAGSSPDPSVVGFTLGGGLSWFSRALGLCAHSTVAFDLVDARGVRRRISAASDPDLFWALRGGGGDFGVVLAVEVALHEAGPLLGGRLLWPLEMARPVLQAFRRITAEAPDELSLWAHLFRFPPLPELPELLRGRAFISVDLTFLGAPAELDGLLAPLRQLPVLVLDTVGRVPLSELGGIAAEPVDPMPTQEYSELLRTLDAATVDRLVDAAGAGVELPLAVVQIRHLGGALARATTEDGPNGAVPEEYSVFCLGVPVAPGLPEAIDAAFDTVRAALGEQRAGRAFFNFLGHESDLGSTFSAPARERLRRVKAETDPSGLFRSNRPV, encoded by the coding sequence ATGACCGACATCGACACCCGTCCATCCCTCACGACCGACCGACCGCCGGCGGGGGGCCCCGCCCCGGGGCCGGAGACCGCGCTGTGCGAGCTCGAGGCCGTCCTGCCCGGGCAGGTGCTCCGGCCGGGCGGCCCCGGCTGGGAGTCGGCCCGCCGCGGCTGGGCCGTCAACGTCGACCAGCAGCCCCTGGCCGTCGTCACCGTGCAAGACCCGGAGGACGTCGTCGCCGCCGTCCGGTGCGCCGGCCGGCACGGCCTCAGCGTCTCCACCCAGCCCGTGGGGCACGGAGCGACGACCGCCCTCACCGGAACCGTCCTGCTGCGTACCGGCGCACTGCAGGACCTCGACGTCGACGTCGAGCGACGCGTCGCCCGCGTGGGTGCCGGGGTCAAGTGGGGCACGCTGCTCGCCGCCCTGGAGCCCACCGGCCTGACGGCCCTGGCCGGCAGCAGCCCCGACCCCAGCGTGGTCGGGTTCACCCTCGGCGGCGGGCTCAGCTGGTTCAGCCGCGCGCTCGGGCTGTGCGCGCACAGCACGGTCGCCTTCGACCTGGTGGACGCCCGGGGCGTGCGTCGACGCATCTCGGCGGCCAGCGACCCCGACCTGTTCTGGGCCCTGCGGGGTGGCGGAGGTGACTTCGGCGTCGTCCTCGCCGTCGAGGTGGCGCTGCACGAGGCCGGCCCGCTCCTCGGCGGTCGCCTGCTGTGGCCCCTGGAGATGGCCCGCCCGGTGCTGCAGGCGTTCCGGCGCATCACCGCCGAAGCCCCCGACGAGCTCAGCCTGTGGGCGCACCTGTTCCGCTTCCCCCCGTTGCCGGAGCTCCCCGAGCTGCTGCGCGGTCGCGCCTTCATCTCGGTGGACCTGACCTTCCTCGGTGCGCCGGCGGAGCTCGACGGCCTGCTCGCACCCCTGCGGCAGCTGCCGGTGCTCGTCCTGGACACCGTTGGCCGCGTGCCGCTGTCCGAGCTCGGCGGCATCGCGGCCGAACCCGTCGACCCGATGCCGACGCAGGAGTACTCCGAGCTGCTGCGGACACTGGACGCCGCCACCGTGGACCGCCTCGTCGACGCTGCGGGTGCCGGTGTCGAGCTCCCCCTCGCCGTCGTGCAGATCCGCCACCTCGGTGGCGCGCTCGCGCGAGCCACCACGGAGGACGGGCCCAACGGGGCCGTACCGGAGGAGTACTCCGTGTTCTGCCTCGGCGTCCCGGTGGCGCCCGGCCTGCCGGAGGCGATCGACGCCGCCTTCGACACCGTGCGGGCCGCCCTCGGCGAACAGCGCGCCGGACGGGCCTTCTTCAACTTCCTGGGGCACGAGTCCGACCTCGGCTCCACCTTCAGCGCACCCGCCCGCGAGCGGCTGCGCCGGGTGAAGGCCGAGACCGACCCCTCGGGACTCTTCCGCAGCAACCGCCCGGTCTGA
- a CDS encoding AfsR/SARP family transcriptional regulator, with product MTSLSLCVLGRVSVRQDGVEQDLRGRRERAVLAVLVALRGQVVSAERLIDEVWGERPPESARASLQVAVSRLRAVLEPGRATGAPPTVLVSSANGYCLRVGPEVLDAGRFALLVAQALELVREGESERALRACDEALGLWAGTPYAEVSGSAVVQAAAARLGELRWALVETRAEAMLALGRAPLVTGELETLLAEHPFREGAWKLLAVALYRTGRQADALAAVRRARDVLVGELGVDLSPELQQLELDLLAQAPTLAGPAAPLAQDPAVAAEASGLVGRQDVLALVRDQVALLAARRGSVAVVTGEAGIGKTRVLLAAAEEAEQLGVRVLWGRCHEADVSPAYWPWVPVVRALAGTHPSPEVAALLGTATVGATTDAPSAALRTYDAVCRLMADSADEQPLMVILEDLHWADTASLQLLAYAGDALRSARVLLLASVRIPEEAPPGLRACLAALARCSARRVHLEGLAPHQVQALVAGLAGPEMTDELGAVVADRTDGNPFFVIELVRFLDAEGTLTPEAAREMSVPHGVEDVLRLRIARFPEGLRALLAYASVCGREFRLDQVSTVAGVEPDAALELLDLALEARIVEEHDGAGRYRFIHALVRETLYTGLSQTRRGRLHGAWGEVLEGRLAAEPDLVADVAHHLSLGSVVRPELAAGAIRHSVAAARIAEGRGAFDRARTHWEEALAADDRSPEQDERRRFGLLLGLAMARYRTGDVVGARTALDAAVALGSALGDVELVADAATSFRGAGVWHWREFGTSDRDMIATLVECLTQLGPGPLQAKVLASLSLEMAYEWRLAEAEGYSARAVEVARGVGDQDLLSSVIGLRELLIFGRPGAAAERIGLAEELLALPLTQEQELHARFGAAVAHLQAGDADTADRQMARAVELARRLRHTGVDVPIAWFLFYRALSREGPEAAALGERAARAHARSSLVGLDELLALASLRSTGLGAAVPDDIVRLAQAHSNTVLRNVVAHALVESGGELSVALALLADPVPAGAWHYASLYGECLQLEVLAMVGDTEGARAVLQRVEPWQDEIVSYGSNDCAGSVAYFVGRGREALGEREAAAAAYRLAVETNRRAGILPWLRRAEERLAGLAQDLPRGG from the coding sequence GTGACGAGCCTGTCCCTCTGTGTGCTGGGCCGGGTCTCGGTGCGGCAGGACGGCGTCGAGCAGGATCTGCGCGGACGCCGGGAACGCGCCGTCCTGGCCGTGCTCGTCGCGCTGCGAGGCCAGGTGGTCTCCGCCGAGAGGCTCATCGATGAGGTGTGGGGGGAGCGGCCGCCCGAGTCGGCGCGGGCCTCCCTGCAGGTCGCCGTCTCGCGGCTGCGCGCGGTGTTGGAACCGGGGCGCGCCACCGGCGCGCCGCCCACCGTCCTGGTGAGCTCGGCGAACGGCTACTGCCTCCGAGTCGGCCCGGAGGTGCTCGACGCCGGCCGGTTCGCCCTCCTCGTGGCCCAGGCCCTCGAGCTGGTGCGCGAAGGCGAGAGCGAGCGCGCTCTGCGAGCCTGCGACGAGGCGCTCGGCCTGTGGGCCGGCACGCCGTACGCCGAGGTCTCCGGGAGCGCCGTGGTCCAGGCCGCTGCCGCTCGGCTGGGCGAGCTGCGCTGGGCCCTCGTGGAGACACGGGCCGAGGCGATGCTGGCTCTGGGACGAGCTCCCCTGGTCACCGGTGAGCTCGAGACCCTGCTGGCCGAGCACCCGTTCCGGGAGGGCGCGTGGAAGCTGCTCGCCGTCGCCCTCTACCGCACCGGTCGGCAGGCCGACGCCCTCGCCGCGGTGCGCCGCGCCCGCGACGTCCTGGTCGGTGAGCTCGGTGTCGACCTCTCCCCCGAGCTGCAACAGCTGGAGCTCGACCTCCTGGCCCAGGCGCCGACCCTGGCCGGCCCCGCCGCACCCCTCGCGCAGGACCCGGCCGTGGCGGCGGAGGCGAGCGGTCTGGTCGGGAGGCAGGACGTCCTCGCGCTGGTCCGGGACCAGGTCGCCCTGCTGGCCGCTCGCCGGGGCTCCGTCGCCGTGGTCACCGGGGAGGCGGGGATCGGCAAGACCCGCGTCCTGCTCGCCGCGGCGGAGGAGGCCGAGCAGCTCGGCGTCCGCGTCCTCTGGGGGCGGTGTCACGAGGCGGACGTCTCTCCGGCCTACTGGCCCTGGGTCCCCGTGGTGCGGGCGCTCGCGGGCACCCATCCGTCACCGGAAGTGGCGGCCCTGCTGGGCACGGCGACGGTCGGGGCCACGACGGACGCCCCGTCGGCGGCCCTGCGCACCTACGACGCCGTCTGCCGGCTGATGGCCGACAGCGCCGACGAACAACCGCTGATGGTGATCCTCGAGGACCTGCACTGGGCGGACACCGCGTCCCTCCAGCTGCTGGCCTACGCCGGTGACGCACTGCGATCCGCTCGCGTCCTGCTGCTGGCCTCGGTGCGCATCCCCGAGGAGGCACCGCCCGGTCTGCGCGCCTGCCTCGCCGCGCTGGCCCGGTGCTCCGCGCGTCGCGTCCACCTCGAGGGGCTGGCTCCGCACCAGGTGCAGGCACTCGTCGCCGGGCTGGCCGGCCCGGAGATGACCGACGAGCTGGGCGCCGTCGTCGCGGACCGCACCGACGGCAACCCGTTCTTCGTCATCGAGTTGGTGCGGTTCCTGGACGCCGAGGGGACCCTGACCCCCGAGGCGGCACGCGAGATGTCCGTCCCCCACGGGGTCGAGGACGTGCTGCGCCTGCGCATCGCACGGTTCCCGGAGGGGTTGAGGGCACTGCTGGCCTACGCGTCGGTGTGCGGGCGGGAGTTCCGGCTCGACCAGGTCTCGACGGTGGCGGGAGTGGAGCCCGACGCCGCGCTCGAGCTCCTCGACCTCGCCCTGGAGGCACGGATCGTGGAGGAGCACGACGGGGCGGGCCGCTACCGGTTCATCCACGCGCTGGTGCGCGAGACGCTGTACACCGGGCTCAGCCAGACCCGCCGCGGGCGCCTGCACGGCGCCTGGGGCGAGGTCCTCGAGGGCCGCCTCGCCGCCGAACCGGACCTCGTCGCCGATGTCGCACACCACCTCTCGTTGGGCAGCGTGGTGCGCCCCGAGCTGGCGGCCGGCGCCATCCGGCACTCGGTGGCGGCGGCGCGCATCGCGGAGGGCCGCGGAGCCTTCGACCGTGCCCGCACCCACTGGGAAGAGGCCCTCGCGGCCGACGACCGAAGCCCCGAGCAGGACGAGCGGCGCCGGTTCGGTCTCCTCCTCGGACTGGCCATGGCCCGCTACCGCACCGGCGACGTCGTGGGGGCTCGCACGGCGCTGGACGCCGCCGTCGCCCTCGGGTCGGCGTTGGGCGACGTGGAGCTCGTGGCCGACGCCGCGACGAGTTTCCGGGGGGCCGGCGTCTGGCACTGGCGGGAGTTCGGGACCAGCGACCGCGACATGATCGCCACCCTCGTCGAGTGCCTCACGCAGCTCGGACCGGGCCCCCTGCAGGCCAAGGTGCTCGCGAGCCTGAGCCTCGAGATGGCCTACGAGTGGCGCCTGGCCGAGGCCGAGGGCTACTCCGCCCGCGCGGTCGAGGTGGCCCGCGGGGTGGGCGACCAGGACCTGCTCTCGTCGGTGATCGGGCTGCGCGAGCTGCTCATCTTCGGTCGGCCCGGGGCGGCCGCGGAGCGGATCGGCTTGGCCGAGGAGCTGCTCGCGCTCCCGCTGACGCAGGAGCAGGAGCTGCACGCCCGGTTCGGCGCCGCCGTGGCGCACCTGCAGGCCGGTGACGCCGACACCGCCGACCGCCAGATGGCGCGTGCGGTCGAGCTGGCCCGGCGGCTACGGCACACCGGCGTCGACGTCCCCATCGCGTGGTTCCTGTTCTACCGGGCCCTCTCGCGCGAGGGCCCCGAGGCCGCCGCGCTCGGGGAGCGAGCGGCGAGGGCGCACGCCCGCAGCTCGCTCGTGGGCCTCGACGAGCTCCTCGCCCTGGCGTCCCTGCGCAGCACCGGCCTCGGCGCAGCCGTACCGGACGACATCGTCCGGCTCGCCCAGGCGCACTCCAACACCGTGCTGCGCAACGTCGTCGCCCACGCGCTCGTGGAGTCCGGGGGCGAGCTCTCGGTGGCGCTGGCGCTGCTCGCCGACCCGGTCCCCGCCGGCGCGTGGCACTACGCGTCCCTCTACGGGGAGTGTCTGCAGCTCGAGGTCCTGGCCATGGTCGGGGACACCGAGGGGGCACGGGCCGTCCTGCAGCGCGTCGAGCCCTGGCAGGACGAGATCGTCAGCTACGGGTCCAATGACTGCGCCGGGTCGGTGGCCTACTTCGTCGGGCGTGGCCGTGAGGCCCTCGGCGAGCGCGAGGCGGCCGCGGCGGCGTACCGCCTGGCGGTCGAGACGAACCGACGCGCCGGCATCCTGCCGTGGCTGCGGCGGGCCGAGGAGCGCCTCGCGGGGCTGGCCCAGGACCTCCCTCGCGGAGGGTGA